The proteins below come from a single Xiphophorus couchianus chromosome 20, X_couchianus-1.0, whole genome shotgun sequence genomic window:
- the atf7b gene encoding cyclic AMP-dependent transcription factor ATF-7b isoform X1 yields the protein MSRDLANASVRVSTTDRQQQRCPEQGGGVKRHFKRPRFTNEDHLSVHKHKHEMTLKFGPARTDSVIIQDQTPTPTRFLKNCEEVGLFNELAGSFDQEFGKTQEDDHRTKHPAAPLQTPSEVKDEDESSLQVDSSPPDSPDSSSSMSENSRDSREFLSKPVASSAPTPTIVRPGSLPLHLTGDPLHPTLPSPTSVITQAPPSNRQLGSPTSAYPLVRHLPNGQTVPLLPSPVQMTSVISLARTVNTVPNIPGIPGPPIGGASSGSSSPSGYGLHSETKMRLKAALSHQGPAAQDGAGGGSGSIPAIPQRQEQGQQPNQNSDTPSPAQPQVSPAQPTGGRRRRASEMDPDERRQRFLERNRAAASRCRQKRKLWVNSLEKKAEDLANMNISLTSEVTLLRNEVAQLKQLLLAHKDCPVTVMQKKAAFLAAGGEEASREAPTEHIGSPAAVIQHVPSPATVASSPGPTINGLSVRAAEAVAMSVLAGMGSGQPGGDVIAPQSQPTPR from the exons ATGTCGCGAGATTTGGCTAATGCAAGTGTCAGAGTGTCAACAACGGACAGGCAGCAGCAGCGCTGTCCGGAGCAGGGAGGGGGAGTGAAGAGGCACTTTAAACGTCCG AGATTCACAAATGAAGATCACCTCTCggtccacaaacacaaacatgaaatgACATTAAAGTTTGGTCCTGCCAGGACCGACTCTGTTATTATTCAAG ACCAGACTCCTACACCCACACGCTTCCTGAAGAACTGTGAGGAGGTCGGTTTGTTTAATGAGCTGGCCGGTTCCTTTGATCAGGAGTTTGGTAAAACACAGGAAGACGATCACAGAACAAAGCACCCT GCTGCACCTTTACAAACACCCTCTGAAGTGAAAGATGAGGACGAGTCGTCCTTACAAGTCGATTCTTCTCCCCCTGACAGTCCAGATTCCTCTTCCAGCATGTCTGAGAATAGCAGGGACTCTAGG GAGTTTCTCTCTAAGCCTGTGGCGAGCTCCGCTCCTACTCCGACAATTGTTCGTCCAGGTTCTCTCCCCCTTCACCTGACCGGTGACCCGCTACACCCAACTCTGCCTTCTCCAACGTCTGTCATCACACAGGCTCCACCCTCCAACAGACAGCTTGG ATCTCCCACAAGTGCATATCCACTGGTGAGGCACCTCCCTAATGGCCAGACTGTCCCTCTTTTACCCAGTCCTGTGCAGATGACTTCTGTTATATCT CTTGCGAGGACAGTGAACACAGTGCCTAACATCCCTGGGATACCAGGACCTCCGATAGGGGGAGCCAGCAGTGGTTCCTCCTCCCCATCTGGATACGGTCTTCACTCGGAGACCAAAATG AGGCTGAAGGCAGCTCTGTCTCATCAAGGCCCGGCAGCACAAGATGGAGCAGGTGGCGGATCAGGATCCATCCCTGCTATCCCCCAGCGACAAGAACAGGGCCAGCAGCCCAACCAGAACTCTGATACACCGTCGCCTGCACAACCTCAG GTGTCCCCTGCTCAGCCAACAGGGGGACGGCGGCGGCGTGCGTCAGAGATGGATCCCGACGAGAGGAGGCAACGTTTTCTGGAAAGGAACCGGGCGGCCGCTTCTCGCTGCAGACAAAAACGAAAGCTATGGGTCAACTCCTTGGAGAAGAAGGCAGAAGATCTTGCCAACATGAACATCTCTCTGACA AGTGAAGTGACTCTGCTGAGGAATGAGGTGGCACAGCTGAAACAGCTCCTTCTAGCTCACAAAGACTGCCCTGTCACTGTCATGCAGAAGAAGGCAGCTTTCTTAG ctgcaggaggagaggaagCCTCGAGGGAGGCTCCCACCGAACACATCGGCTCCCCGGCGGCGGTCATTCAGCACGTGCCGTCACCTGCCACCGTGGCCTCCAGCCCAGGGCCTACCATAAATGGACTAAGCGTCCGAGCTGCAGAAGCAGTGGCCATGTCGGTGTTAGCCGGCATGGGCTCGGGCCAGCCTGGAGGGGACGTCATCGCTCCGCAGTCGCAGCCAACCCCGAGATGA
- the larp4ab gene encoding la-related protein 4 isoform X1, with protein sequence MQVTTKGTSLNPNAKVWQEIPAQQNDIPEVSEDSSWLHTNSSPPEMTDGLSDVLSLESKGYAIDFLSSPDEYPTSEDVEHPDLGYLVFDAQGDSAIDTELSKEEVVIEESLRESLKKRLEFCFSRENLSKDLYLISQMDSDQFIPIWTFACMEDIKALTTDMDLILEVLRASPLVQVDEAGEKVRPNHSRCIIILREVPETTPVEEVEDLFKSENCPKVLGVEFAHNSNWYITFQSDMDALQAYRYLREEVKMFQGKPIMARIKAINTFFGKNGFHSMDSGVYQQHAQSQAQYVSPVYMQQVYSPQQEFPIYPVVSPTWNPSIVPHFETPLAPFPSAGFMNGYSNPGNYKPNSSSIHRPAGRNRNHIKGHPRPGDAVSSNLAPGTMVDGISGPMSPQDIQALRTLSSFKSHPASSFHFKDSSSLSSISNGDQSRSGRDRRNGHRGMRRKREDEQSMKPVPLMEVKAAPPNFDLAASSFPPLPGSVVPVQGETVTEVRLSDVVRGLRLTSKAGNQENSLTQNSKDSESPASKQESTSLPAKPAVVVEAQTATPPAASACPTVTKGDKTEPAAVQRNLPPSTEPDSKTTPEHDPSTSSKSVSAGQPSSSTSEQDLEPRKLSYAEVCQRPARDPPLAETPSPPATSPDHPLKELKVNTVKDPQLASKKSPERVGDKPPRQPSRTFRGAAGHSRAKGSGMKIREHQRGLNAGKQFSPQRGPKRSGKEQNIPPLQQNN encoded by the exons ATGCAGGTTACCACCAAGGGAACTAGTCTTAACCCCAACGCCAAAGTGTGGCAAGAGATCCCAGCCCAACAAAATGACATCCCAGAAGTATCTGAAGATTCTTCTTGGCTCCACACCAACTCTTCCCCCCCTGAGATGACTGATG GTTTGTCAGATGTTCTTTCTTTGGAGAGTAAAGGATACGCTATTGACTTCCTGAGTAGCCCCGATGAGTACCCCACATCCGAGGATGTGGAGCATCCAGACCTGGGATATTTGGTCTTTGATGCACAGGGCGACTCTGCCATAGACACTGAACTGTCTAAGGAAGAAGTAGTGATTGAAGAGAGTTTACGGGAGTCATTAAAGAAAAGACTGGAGTTCTGCTTTTCTAG GGAGAACCTCTCTAAGGATCTGTACCTAATATCCCAGATGGACAGTGATCAGTTTATTCCTATCTGGACTTTTGCCTGTATGGAGGACATCAAAGCGCTCACCACTGACATGGATCTAATCCTGGAAGTATTGAGAG cgtCTCCTTTAGTGCAAGTTGATGAAGCTGGTGAGAAAGTTCGACCTAACCACAGCCGCTGCATCATTATTTTAAGAGAAGTGCCAGAAACTACACCAGTTGAG gaAGTAGAGGATCTATTCAAGAGTGAAAACTGTCCAAAGGTGTTGGGTGTTGAGTTTGCTCACAATAGCAACTGGTAtataacatttcagtcagacaTGGATGCCCTGCAG GCATACAGATACCTACGAGAGGAAGTGAAAATGTTCCAGGGGAAACCCATTATG GCTCGCATTAAAGCCATAAATACATTCTTTGGAAAAAATGGCTTTCACAGCATGGACTCCGGAGTGTATCAGCAGCATGCCCAGTCTCAGGCCCAGTATGTGTCTCCGGTGTACATGCAGCAGGTGTACAGCCCTCAGCAGGAGTTCCCCATTTATCCTGTGGTGTCTCCCACCTGGAACCCTTCCATCGTGCCACACTTTGAAACGCCACTG GCTCCCTTCCCCAGTGCAGGATTCATGAATGGATACAGCAATCCAGGGAACTACAAACCAAACTCCAGCAGCATCCACCGTCCTGCTGGCAGGAACAG GAACCACATAAAAGGTCACCCTCGACCAGGCGATGCTGTTTCTTCTAACTTGGCTCCAGGAACCATGGTGGATGGTATCTCTGGCCCCATGAGTCCACAGGACATCCAGGCACTAAGGACTCTGTCCAGCTTTAAATCACATCCAGCctcttccttccactttaaaGACTCTTCTTCACTGTCCTCCATATCCAATGGAGATCAGAGCCGCTCTGGGCGAGACAG GAGAAATGGCCACAGAGGCATGAGGAGGAAAAGAGAAGATGAACAGTCTATG aaacctgTCCCTTTGATGGAGGTCAAGGCAGCCCCTCCTAACTTTGATCTGGCAGCTTCAAGTTTTCCTCCTTTGCCAGGATCTGTGGTTCCTGTTCAGGGGGAAACCGTGACAGAGGTGCGCCTCTCCGATGTTGTCCGTGGCCTGAGGCTCACAAGCAAG gcAGGAAACCAGGAGAACAGCTTGACTCAAAACTCAAAAGACTCTGAAAGTCCTGCAAGCAAACAGGAATCTACCTCCCTGCCTGCTAAACCCGCTGTTGTTGTTGAGGCACAAACAGCAACTCCTCCAGCAGCAAG TGCTTGTCCAACAGTAACAAAGGGAGATAAAACCGAACCAGCTGCTGTACAGAGAAACCTGCCTCCATCCACTGAACCTGATTCTAAAACCACTCCAGAACACGATCCCAGCACGAGCAGCAAAAGTGTTTCTGCTGGACAACCTTCATCTTCAACATCAGAGCAAGACCTG GAGCCAAGAAAGCTTAGCTATGCAGAGGTGTGCCAGAGGCCAGCCAGAGACCCACCATTAGCAGAGACACCCTCCCCTCCTGCCACTTCACCCGACCACCCTCTAAAGGAGCTCAAGGTCAACACCGTCAAGGACCCTCAGCTGGCCTCTAAGAAGAGTCCCGAGAGAGTTGGAGATAAACCTCCTCGGCAGCCTTCACGTACATTCAGAGGTGCAGCTGGTCACTCCAGAGCAAAAGGTTCAGGGATGAAGATTCGGGAACATCAGAGAGGCCTGAATGCTGGAAAGCAGTTTTCCCCTCAGCGGGGTCCCAAACGCAGCGGCAAAGAACAGAACATACCCCCGCTTCAGCAGAATAACTGA
- the atf7b gene encoding cyclic AMP-dependent transcription factor ATF-7b isoform X2, producing the protein MSRDLANASVRVSTTDRQQQRCPEQGGGVKRHFKRPRFTNEDHLSVHKHKHEMTLKFGPARTDSVIIQDQTPTPTRFLKNCEEVGLFNELAGSFDQEFGKTQEDDHRTKHPAAPLQTPSEVKDEDESSLQVDSSPPDSPDSSSSMSENSRDSREFLSKPVASSAPTPTIVRPGSLPLHLTGDPLHPTLPSPTSVITQAPPSNRQLGSPTSAYPLVRHLPNGQTVPLLPSPVQMTSVISLARTVNTVPNIPGIPGPPIGGASSGSSSPSGYGLHSETKMRLKAALSHQGPAAQDGAGGGSGSIPAIPQRQEQGQQPNQNSDTPSPAQPQPTGGRRRRASEMDPDERRQRFLERNRAAASRCRQKRKLWVNSLEKKAEDLANMNISLTSEVTLLRNEVAQLKQLLLAHKDCPVTVMQKKAAFLAAGGEEASREAPTEHIGSPAAVIQHVPSPATVASSPGPTINGLSVRAAEAVAMSVLAGMGSGQPGGDVIAPQSQPTPR; encoded by the exons ATGTCGCGAGATTTGGCTAATGCAAGTGTCAGAGTGTCAACAACGGACAGGCAGCAGCAGCGCTGTCCGGAGCAGGGAGGGGGAGTGAAGAGGCACTTTAAACGTCCG AGATTCACAAATGAAGATCACCTCTCggtccacaaacacaaacatgaaatgACATTAAAGTTTGGTCCTGCCAGGACCGACTCTGTTATTATTCAAG ACCAGACTCCTACACCCACACGCTTCCTGAAGAACTGTGAGGAGGTCGGTTTGTTTAATGAGCTGGCCGGTTCCTTTGATCAGGAGTTTGGTAAAACACAGGAAGACGATCACAGAACAAAGCACCCT GCTGCACCTTTACAAACACCCTCTGAAGTGAAAGATGAGGACGAGTCGTCCTTACAAGTCGATTCTTCTCCCCCTGACAGTCCAGATTCCTCTTCCAGCATGTCTGAGAATAGCAGGGACTCTAGG GAGTTTCTCTCTAAGCCTGTGGCGAGCTCCGCTCCTACTCCGACAATTGTTCGTCCAGGTTCTCTCCCCCTTCACCTGACCGGTGACCCGCTACACCCAACTCTGCCTTCTCCAACGTCTGTCATCACACAGGCTCCACCCTCCAACAGACAGCTTGG ATCTCCCACAAGTGCATATCCACTGGTGAGGCACCTCCCTAATGGCCAGACTGTCCCTCTTTTACCCAGTCCTGTGCAGATGACTTCTGTTATATCT CTTGCGAGGACAGTGAACACAGTGCCTAACATCCCTGGGATACCAGGACCTCCGATAGGGGGAGCCAGCAGTGGTTCCTCCTCCCCATCTGGATACGGTCTTCACTCGGAGACCAAAATG AGGCTGAAGGCAGCTCTGTCTCATCAAGGCCCGGCAGCACAAGATGGAGCAGGTGGCGGATCAGGATCCATCCCTGCTATCCCCCAGCGACAAGAACAGGGCCAGCAGCCCAACCAGAACTCTGATACACCGTCGCCTGCACAACCTCAG CCAACAGGGGGACGGCGGCGGCGTGCGTCAGAGATGGATCCCGACGAGAGGAGGCAACGTTTTCTGGAAAGGAACCGGGCGGCCGCTTCTCGCTGCAGACAAAAACGAAAGCTATGGGTCAACTCCTTGGAGAAGAAGGCAGAAGATCTTGCCAACATGAACATCTCTCTGACA AGTGAAGTGACTCTGCTGAGGAATGAGGTGGCACAGCTGAAACAGCTCCTTCTAGCTCACAAAGACTGCCCTGTCACTGTCATGCAGAAGAAGGCAGCTTTCTTAG ctgcaggaggagaggaagCCTCGAGGGAGGCTCCCACCGAACACATCGGCTCCCCGGCGGCGGTCATTCAGCACGTGCCGTCACCTGCCACCGTGGCCTCCAGCCCAGGGCCTACCATAAATGGACTAAGCGTCCGAGCTGCAGAAGCAGTGGCCATGTCGGTGTTAGCCGGCATGGGCTCGGGCCAGCCTGGAGGGGACGTCATCGCTCCGCAGTCGCAGCCAACCCCGAGATGA
- the atf7b gene encoding cyclic AMP-dependent transcription factor ATF-7b isoform X3, whose protein sequence is MGDDRPFVCTAPGCGQRFTNEDHLSVHKHKHEMTLKFGPARTDSVIIQDQTPTPTRFLKNCEEVGLFNELAGSFDQEFGKTQEDDHRTKHPAAPLQTPSEVKDEDESSLQVDSSPPDSPDSSSSMSENSRDSREFLSKPVASSAPTPTIVRPGSLPLHLTGDPLHPTLPSPTSVITQAPPSNRQLGSPTSAYPLVRHLPNGQTVPLLPSPVQMTSVISLARTVNTVPNIPGIPGPPIGGASSGSSSPSGYGLHSETKMRLKAALSHQGPAAQDGAGGGSGSIPAIPQRQEQGQQPNQNSDTPSPAQPQVSPAQPTGGRRRRASEMDPDERRQRFLERNRAAASRCRQKRKLWVNSLEKKAEDLANMNISLTSEVTLLRNEVAQLKQLLLAHKDCPVTVMQKKAAFLAAGGEEASREAPTEHIGSPAAVIQHVPSPATVASSPGPTINGLSVRAAEAVAMSVLAGMGSGQPGGDVIAPQSQPTPR, encoded by the exons ATGGGGGATGATCGACCCTTTGTCTGCACAGCCCCTGGATGTGGGCAG AGATTCACAAATGAAGATCACCTCTCggtccacaaacacaaacatgaaatgACATTAAAGTTTGGTCCTGCCAGGACCGACTCTGTTATTATTCAAG ACCAGACTCCTACACCCACACGCTTCCTGAAGAACTGTGAGGAGGTCGGTTTGTTTAATGAGCTGGCCGGTTCCTTTGATCAGGAGTTTGGTAAAACACAGGAAGACGATCACAGAACAAAGCACCCT GCTGCACCTTTACAAACACCCTCTGAAGTGAAAGATGAGGACGAGTCGTCCTTACAAGTCGATTCTTCTCCCCCTGACAGTCCAGATTCCTCTTCCAGCATGTCTGAGAATAGCAGGGACTCTAGG GAGTTTCTCTCTAAGCCTGTGGCGAGCTCCGCTCCTACTCCGACAATTGTTCGTCCAGGTTCTCTCCCCCTTCACCTGACCGGTGACCCGCTACACCCAACTCTGCCTTCTCCAACGTCTGTCATCACACAGGCTCCACCCTCCAACAGACAGCTTGG ATCTCCCACAAGTGCATATCCACTGGTGAGGCACCTCCCTAATGGCCAGACTGTCCCTCTTTTACCCAGTCCTGTGCAGATGACTTCTGTTATATCT CTTGCGAGGACAGTGAACACAGTGCCTAACATCCCTGGGATACCAGGACCTCCGATAGGGGGAGCCAGCAGTGGTTCCTCCTCCCCATCTGGATACGGTCTTCACTCGGAGACCAAAATG AGGCTGAAGGCAGCTCTGTCTCATCAAGGCCCGGCAGCACAAGATGGAGCAGGTGGCGGATCAGGATCCATCCCTGCTATCCCCCAGCGACAAGAACAGGGCCAGCAGCCCAACCAGAACTCTGATACACCGTCGCCTGCACAACCTCAG GTGTCCCCTGCTCAGCCAACAGGGGGACGGCGGCGGCGTGCGTCAGAGATGGATCCCGACGAGAGGAGGCAACGTTTTCTGGAAAGGAACCGGGCGGCCGCTTCTCGCTGCAGACAAAAACGAAAGCTATGGGTCAACTCCTTGGAGAAGAAGGCAGAAGATCTTGCCAACATGAACATCTCTCTGACA AGTGAAGTGACTCTGCTGAGGAATGAGGTGGCACAGCTGAAACAGCTCCTTCTAGCTCACAAAGACTGCCCTGTCACTGTCATGCAGAAGAAGGCAGCTTTCTTAG ctgcaggaggagaggaagCCTCGAGGGAGGCTCCCACCGAACACATCGGCTCCCCGGCGGCGGTCATTCAGCACGTGCCGTCACCTGCCACCGTGGCCTCCAGCCCAGGGCCTACCATAAATGGACTAAGCGTCCGAGCTGCAGAAGCAGTGGCCATGTCGGTGTTAGCCGGCATGGGCTCGGGCCAGCCTGGAGGGGACGTCATCGCTCCGCAGTCGCAGCCAACCCCGAGATGA
- the larp4ab gene encoding la-related protein 4 isoform X2 — protein sequence MVTTKGTSLNPNAKVWQEIPAQQNDIPEVSEDSSWLHTNSSPPEMTDGLSDVLSLESKGYAIDFLSSPDEYPTSEDVEHPDLGYLVFDAQGDSAIDTELSKEEVVIEESLRESLKKRLEFCFSRENLSKDLYLISQMDSDQFIPIWTFACMEDIKALTTDMDLILEVLRASPLVQVDEAGEKVRPNHSRCIIILREVPETTPVEEVEDLFKSENCPKVLGVEFAHNSNWYITFQSDMDALQAYRYLREEVKMFQGKPIMARIKAINTFFGKNGFHSMDSGVYQQHAQSQAQYVSPVYMQQVYSPQQEFPIYPVVSPTWNPSIVPHFETPLAPFPSAGFMNGYSNPGNYKPNSSSIHRPAGRNRNHIKGHPRPGDAVSSNLAPGTMVDGISGPMSPQDIQALRTLSSFKSHPASSFHFKDSSSLSSISNGDQSRSGRDRRNGHRGMRRKREDEQSMKPVPLMEVKAAPPNFDLAASSFPPLPGSVVPVQGETVTEVRLSDVVRGLRLTSKAGNQENSLTQNSKDSESPASKQESTSLPAKPAVVVEAQTATPPAASACPTVTKGDKTEPAAVQRNLPPSTEPDSKTTPEHDPSTSSKSVSAGQPSSSTSEQDLEPRKLSYAEVCQRPARDPPLAETPSPPATSPDHPLKELKVNTVKDPQLASKKSPERVGDKPPRQPSRTFRGAAGHSRAKGSGMKIREHQRGLNAGKQFSPQRGPKRSGKEQNIPPLQQNN from the exons GTTACCACCAAGGGAACTAGTCTTAACCCCAACGCCAAAGTGTGGCAAGAGATCCCAGCCCAACAAAATGACATCCCAGAAGTATCTGAAGATTCTTCTTGGCTCCACACCAACTCTTCCCCCCCTGAGATGACTGATG GTTTGTCAGATGTTCTTTCTTTGGAGAGTAAAGGATACGCTATTGACTTCCTGAGTAGCCCCGATGAGTACCCCACATCCGAGGATGTGGAGCATCCAGACCTGGGATATTTGGTCTTTGATGCACAGGGCGACTCTGCCATAGACACTGAACTGTCTAAGGAAGAAGTAGTGATTGAAGAGAGTTTACGGGAGTCATTAAAGAAAAGACTGGAGTTCTGCTTTTCTAG GGAGAACCTCTCTAAGGATCTGTACCTAATATCCCAGATGGACAGTGATCAGTTTATTCCTATCTGGACTTTTGCCTGTATGGAGGACATCAAAGCGCTCACCACTGACATGGATCTAATCCTGGAAGTATTGAGAG cgtCTCCTTTAGTGCAAGTTGATGAAGCTGGTGAGAAAGTTCGACCTAACCACAGCCGCTGCATCATTATTTTAAGAGAAGTGCCAGAAACTACACCAGTTGAG gaAGTAGAGGATCTATTCAAGAGTGAAAACTGTCCAAAGGTGTTGGGTGTTGAGTTTGCTCACAATAGCAACTGGTAtataacatttcagtcagacaTGGATGCCCTGCAG GCATACAGATACCTACGAGAGGAAGTGAAAATGTTCCAGGGGAAACCCATTATG GCTCGCATTAAAGCCATAAATACATTCTTTGGAAAAAATGGCTTTCACAGCATGGACTCCGGAGTGTATCAGCAGCATGCCCAGTCTCAGGCCCAGTATGTGTCTCCGGTGTACATGCAGCAGGTGTACAGCCCTCAGCAGGAGTTCCCCATTTATCCTGTGGTGTCTCCCACCTGGAACCCTTCCATCGTGCCACACTTTGAAACGCCACTG GCTCCCTTCCCCAGTGCAGGATTCATGAATGGATACAGCAATCCAGGGAACTACAAACCAAACTCCAGCAGCATCCACCGTCCTGCTGGCAGGAACAG GAACCACATAAAAGGTCACCCTCGACCAGGCGATGCTGTTTCTTCTAACTTGGCTCCAGGAACCATGGTGGATGGTATCTCTGGCCCCATGAGTCCACAGGACATCCAGGCACTAAGGACTCTGTCCAGCTTTAAATCACATCCAGCctcttccttccactttaaaGACTCTTCTTCACTGTCCTCCATATCCAATGGAGATCAGAGCCGCTCTGGGCGAGACAG GAGAAATGGCCACAGAGGCATGAGGAGGAAAAGAGAAGATGAACAGTCTATG aaacctgTCCCTTTGATGGAGGTCAAGGCAGCCCCTCCTAACTTTGATCTGGCAGCTTCAAGTTTTCCTCCTTTGCCAGGATCTGTGGTTCCTGTTCAGGGGGAAACCGTGACAGAGGTGCGCCTCTCCGATGTTGTCCGTGGCCTGAGGCTCACAAGCAAG gcAGGAAACCAGGAGAACAGCTTGACTCAAAACTCAAAAGACTCTGAAAGTCCTGCAAGCAAACAGGAATCTACCTCCCTGCCTGCTAAACCCGCTGTTGTTGTTGAGGCACAAACAGCAACTCCTCCAGCAGCAAG TGCTTGTCCAACAGTAACAAAGGGAGATAAAACCGAACCAGCTGCTGTACAGAGAAACCTGCCTCCATCCACTGAACCTGATTCTAAAACCACTCCAGAACACGATCCCAGCACGAGCAGCAAAAGTGTTTCTGCTGGACAACCTTCATCTTCAACATCAGAGCAAGACCTG GAGCCAAGAAAGCTTAGCTATGCAGAGGTGTGCCAGAGGCCAGCCAGAGACCCACCATTAGCAGAGACACCCTCCCCTCCTGCCACTTCACCCGACCACCCTCTAAAGGAGCTCAAGGTCAACACCGTCAAGGACCCTCAGCTGGCCTCTAAGAAGAGTCCCGAGAGAGTTGGAGATAAACCTCCTCGGCAGCCTTCACGTACATTCAGAGGTGCAGCTGGTCACTCCAGAGCAAAAGGTTCAGGGATGAAGATTCGGGAACATCAGAGAGGCCTGAATGCTGGAAAGCAGTTTTCCCCTCAGCGGGGTCCCAAACGCAGCGGCAAAGAACAGAACATACCCCCGCTTCAGCAGAATAACTGA
- the atf7b gene encoding cyclic AMP-dependent transcription factor ATF-7b isoform X4 encodes MSRDLANASVRVSTTDRQQQRCPEQGGGVKRHFKRPRFTNEDHLSVHKHKHEMTLKFGPARTDSVIIQDQTPTPTRFLKNCEEVGLFNELAGSFDQEFGKTQEDDHRTKHPAAPLQTPSEVKDEDESSLQVDSSPPDSPDSSSSMSENSRDSREFLSKPVASSAPTPTIVRPGSLPLHLTGDPLHPTLPSPTSVITQAPPSNRQLGSPTSAYPLVRHLPNGQTVPLLPSPVQMTSVISLARTVNTVPNIPGIPGPPIGGASSGSSSPSGYGLHSETKMRLKAALSHQGPAAQDGAGGGSGSIPAIPQRQEQGQQPNQNSDTPSPAQPQVSPAQPTGGRRRRASEMDPDERRQRFLERNRAAASRCRQKRKLWVNSLEKKAEDLANMNISLTSEVTLLRNEVAQLKQLLLAHKDCPVTVMQKKAAFLG; translated from the exons ATGTCGCGAGATTTGGCTAATGCAAGTGTCAGAGTGTCAACAACGGACAGGCAGCAGCAGCGCTGTCCGGAGCAGGGAGGGGGAGTGAAGAGGCACTTTAAACGTCCG AGATTCACAAATGAAGATCACCTCTCggtccacaaacacaaacatgaaatgACATTAAAGTTTGGTCCTGCCAGGACCGACTCTGTTATTATTCAAG ACCAGACTCCTACACCCACACGCTTCCTGAAGAACTGTGAGGAGGTCGGTTTGTTTAATGAGCTGGCCGGTTCCTTTGATCAGGAGTTTGGTAAAACACAGGAAGACGATCACAGAACAAAGCACCCT GCTGCACCTTTACAAACACCCTCTGAAGTGAAAGATGAGGACGAGTCGTCCTTACAAGTCGATTCTTCTCCCCCTGACAGTCCAGATTCCTCTTCCAGCATGTCTGAGAATAGCAGGGACTCTAGG GAGTTTCTCTCTAAGCCTGTGGCGAGCTCCGCTCCTACTCCGACAATTGTTCGTCCAGGTTCTCTCCCCCTTCACCTGACCGGTGACCCGCTACACCCAACTCTGCCTTCTCCAACGTCTGTCATCACACAGGCTCCACCCTCCAACAGACAGCTTGG ATCTCCCACAAGTGCATATCCACTGGTGAGGCACCTCCCTAATGGCCAGACTGTCCCTCTTTTACCCAGTCCTGTGCAGATGACTTCTGTTATATCT CTTGCGAGGACAGTGAACACAGTGCCTAACATCCCTGGGATACCAGGACCTCCGATAGGGGGAGCCAGCAGTGGTTCCTCCTCCCCATCTGGATACGGTCTTCACTCGGAGACCAAAATG AGGCTGAAGGCAGCTCTGTCTCATCAAGGCCCGGCAGCACAAGATGGAGCAGGTGGCGGATCAGGATCCATCCCTGCTATCCCCCAGCGACAAGAACAGGGCCAGCAGCCCAACCAGAACTCTGATACACCGTCGCCTGCACAACCTCAG GTGTCCCCTGCTCAGCCAACAGGGGGACGGCGGCGGCGTGCGTCAGAGATGGATCCCGACGAGAGGAGGCAACGTTTTCTGGAAAGGAACCGGGCGGCCGCTTCTCGCTGCAGACAAAAACGAAAGCTATGGGTCAACTCCTTGGAGAAGAAGGCAGAAGATCTTGCCAACATGAACATCTCTCTGACA AGTGAAGTGACTCTGCTGAGGAATGAGGTGGCACAGCTGAAACAGCTCCTTCTAGCTCACAAAGACTGCCCTGTCACTGTCATGCAGAAGAAGGCAGCTTTCTTAG GGTGA